The following are encoded in a window of Ignavibacteriales bacterium genomic DNA:
- a CDS encoding ATP-dependent Clp protease adaptor ClpS, with the protein MNEERPHGIIEPESENEVVIGSPYKVILFNDDWHSFDDVINQIIKAVKCSYKEARSYAFEAHVKGRTQVFNGELNECLKVSSILEEIALHTQIIS; encoded by the coding sequence ATGAACGAAGAAAGACCACATGGAATAATTGAGCCCGAATCCGAAAATGAAGTAGTTATTGGGTCGCCATATAAAGTCATTTTATTTAATGATGACTGGCATAGTTTTGACGATGTAATAAATCAAATAATCAAAGCGGTTAAGTGCAGTTATAAAGAAGCCCGCTCTTACGCTTTTGAGGCACATGTTAAAGGGAGAACACAAGTTTTTAACGGCGAATTAAACGAATGCTTGAAAGTTAGTTCAATACTTGAAGAGATCGCGCTTCACACACAAATTATTTCTTAA